A single genomic interval of Noviherbaspirillum saxi harbors:
- a CDS encoding response regulator: protein MLAVLATTCAALLVSALAMLTLDVRNYQTAWANDLMAQSDILAKVSLPALEFNDLKVARENLEQMKARPRIFAAAIYLPDGSVFASYSKNAQRAAEFPKFPAASGYTTDLGRVSAFSTIVRNGEIVGAVYLGADYPLAQQVKRYLTVLVLVMAVSLFIALLVSTRLQAAITKPILAVTEAANQVISRRDFSMRVKKSTDDEIGILVDAFNSMLTEVGERAKVIEESNVALQREMKERRDAEEALKQLNNTLEDRIRERTAELERAHAQLRQSQKLEAVGQLTGGVAHDFNNVLQVITGNLQLLQMTLAGNPDAQKRLETATFAADRGAKLSSQLLAFARRQPLQPVASNLAGVLRGMDDLLRRALGESVQIETVVAGGLWTTLVDPNQLENVILNLAINARDAMKGDGKLTLELGNAMLDDHYVLSEPDVVPGQYVLLAISDTGTGMPPEVIARAFEPFFTTKREGEGTGLGLSMAYGFVKQSNGHIRLYSEVGSGTTIRIYLPRSMQPEVEVNNSRGGQVAGGTETILVVEDDTIVQATVVDMLSQLGYRVLKASDGQSALHILQSGIPIDLLFTDVVMPGPVRSPDLARQAKQIFPEIEVLFTSGYTQNAIVHGGRLDPGVELISKPYRREDLARKIRQVLSRKQPAAAPMPLTSAPGPVTNSASAAPAPLHILIVEDHDDARLMLSELLTILGHQVESVSSAEEALKILATTSFDVLLTDLMLPGMSGLDLARKLVRDGVDIEIVFSTGYGSLATDNIDIKAALLPKPFNLAALQKVLEEIHPPRTSTA from the coding sequence ATGCTCGCGGTTCTGGCAACCACCTGTGCTGCGCTACTGGTATCCGCGCTGGCAATGCTGACCCTCGATGTCCGCAATTATCAGACCGCCTGGGCCAACGATCTCATGGCGCAGTCCGATATCCTGGCAAAGGTCAGCCTGCCTGCGCTTGAGTTCAACGATCTGAAGGTGGCCAGGGAAAATCTTGAACAAATGAAAGCGCGACCGCGGATATTTGCCGCGGCCATTTATTTGCCGGATGGTTCGGTATTCGCTTCCTATTCGAAAAATGCGCAGCGTGCTGCTGAATTTCCCAAATTTCCGGCAGCGAGCGGATACACGACAGACCTCGGCCGGGTTTCGGCATTTTCCACCATTGTCCGCAACGGTGAAATCGTAGGCGCTGTCTATCTCGGCGCCGACTATCCGCTGGCTCAACAGGTTAAACGCTACCTCACCGTCCTCGTGCTGGTGATGGCGGTCAGCCTGTTCATTGCCTTGCTGGTATCGACCCGGCTGCAGGCCGCGATCACCAAGCCGATTCTGGCCGTTACCGAGGCAGCGAACCAGGTGATCAGCCGGCGCGACTTTTCAATGCGGGTCAAGAAGTCCACCGACGACGAAATCGGCATCCTGGTCGATGCATTCAACAGCATGCTGACCGAGGTCGGCGAACGCGCCAAGGTGATCGAGGAATCCAACGTGGCGCTGCAACGCGAAATGAAAGAACGCCGCGATGCTGAAGAAGCGCTGAAGCAGCTCAACAACACGCTGGAAGACAGGATCCGCGAACGGACCGCGGAACTCGAGCGCGCCCATGCGCAACTGCGGCAGTCGCAAAAGCTGGAAGCGGTCGGGCAGCTGACCGGCGGTGTCGCGCATGACTTCAACAATGTACTGCAGGTAATCACCGGCAACCTTCAGTTGCTGCAGATGACGCTTGCCGGCAATCCGGATGCGCAGAAGCGGCTCGAGACCGCCACATTCGCCGCCGATCGCGGCGCCAAGCTTTCTTCGCAACTGCTGGCCTTTGCACGTCGCCAGCCGCTGCAACCGGTGGCGAGCAACCTCGCAGGAGTCTTGCGCGGAATGGACGACCTGCTGCGCCGCGCATTGGGAGAATCGGTCCAGATCGAGACCGTGGTCGCAGGCGGGCTATGGACGACCTTGGTAGACCCCAATCAGCTCGAAAACGTCATACTCAATCTCGCGATCAATGCGCGGGATGCGATGAAAGGCGACGGGAAACTGACGCTGGAATTGGGCAACGCCATGCTGGACGATCATTATGTATTGTCCGAGCCTGATGTTGTCCCCGGACAGTATGTTCTGTTGGCAATTTCGGATACGGGTACCGGCATGCCGCCGGAGGTCATAGCGCGCGCATTCGAGCCATTCTTTACCACCAAGCGCGAAGGCGAAGGTACCGGTCTTGGCTTGAGCATGGCCTATGGCTTTGTAAAGCAGAGTAACGGCCATATACGCCTGTACAGCGAAGTCGGCAGCGGGACGACGATCAGGATCTATCTCCCGCGCTCGATGCAGCCTGAAGTGGAAGTCAACAATTCGCGCGGCGGCCAGGTTGCGGGTGGAACTGAAACCATCCTCGTCGTTGAAGACGATACGATCGTCCAGGCAACGGTTGTCGACATGCTGTCCCAGCTCGGCTACCGCGTTCTGAAGGCGAGCGATGGGCAAAGCGCTCTGCATATCCTGCAAAGCGGCATCCCGATCGATCTGTTATTTACCGACGTTGTGATGCCAGGGCCGGTGCGCAGTCCCGATCTGGCCAGACAGGCAAAACAGATATTCCCCGAAATCGAAGTGCTGTTCACTTCCGGTTACACGCAGAATGCGATTGTGCACGGCGGCCGTCTCGACCCGGGCGTCGAGTTGATCAGCAAGCCGTATCGCCGGGAAGACCTCGCACGAAAAATACGGCAGGTACTATCAAGAAAACAACCCGCTGCCGCACCGATGCCCTTAACCAGCGCGCCGGGTCCGGTAACGAATTCCGCCTCTGCCGCGCCGGCTCCGCTCCACATCCTGATTGTCGAAGACCATGACGATGCGCGATTGATGTTGAGCGAGCTGCTGACGATACTCGGACATCAGGTTGAGAGCGTTTCCAGCGCCGAAGAAGCGCTGAAGATCCTGGCTACCACCAGCTTCGATGTCTTGCTAACGGATCTCATGCTGCCTGGCATGTCCGGGCTGGATCTGGCTCGCAAGCTGGTGCGCGACGGTGTCGATATCGAAATCGTATTTTCGACCGGGTATGGCTCACTCGCAACCGACAATATCGACATCAAGGCGGCCTTGCTGCCCAAACCTTTCAATCTGGCCGCGCTGCAGAAGGTACTGGAAGAAATACATCCACCGCGCACATCGACTGCATAA
- the xdhA gene encoding xanthine dehydrogenase small subunit: MSQPIRFYYRGEVQTVAYAAPTQTILQHVREDLHCTGTKEGCAEGDCGACTVVIGELKGDTVELKSVNSCIQFLPTLDGKALFTVEDLKQPDGELHPVQQAMVECHGSQCGFCTPGFVMSLWSLYLKQEDKPCAPQRKDIDDTLSGNLCRCTGYRPIIDAAHRMLELPKAQFDRDALATALQAIQRNDMLSYTHDGQSFHIPLTLEQLIRIRAEKPEATLLSGSTDIGLWVTKQMRNLGDIIYINQVKELQSLSGQDGMLDIGAAVSLTDAYAAVCQHYPQELSELWQRFASLPIRNAGTLGGNVANGSPIGDSAPWLIALGSDIVLNGPAGQRTMALEEFYLDYQKKDLRPGEFVQAVRVPLPQQNRHFRTYKLAKRFDQDISAVCAAFAITLDGEIVREARIAFGGMAATSRRAPKAEAALLGRAWNETALREAMQQLTQDYTPLTDMRASSDYRMKTAQNLLQRFWYETRTDAPLAPAAVNAFACA, from the coding sequence ATGTCCCAACCCATACGTTTTTATTACCGCGGCGAAGTTCAAACTGTCGCGTATGCAGCGCCCACCCAGACCATCCTGCAGCATGTGCGCGAAGACCTGCACTGCACCGGCACCAAGGAAGGCTGCGCCGAAGGCGACTGCGGCGCCTGCACCGTGGTCATCGGCGAACTCAAGGGCGATACCGTTGAACTGAAATCGGTCAATTCCTGCATCCAGTTCCTCCCCACCCTCGATGGCAAGGCCTTGTTCACGGTGGAAGACCTGAAGCAACCGGACGGTGAACTGCATCCGGTACAGCAAGCCATGGTCGAGTGCCATGGCTCCCAGTGCGGCTTTTGTACCCCCGGCTTTGTGATGTCCTTGTGGAGCCTGTACCTGAAACAGGAAGACAAGCCCTGCGCGCCGCAGCGCAAGGACATCGACGATACCCTGTCCGGCAACCTGTGCCGCTGCACCGGCTATCGCCCCATCATCGATGCCGCGCATCGCATGCTGGAATTGCCGAAGGCGCAGTTCGACCGGGATGCGCTGGCCACTGCCTTGCAGGCCATCCAGCGCAACGACATGCTGAGCTATACGCACGACGGCCAGTCCTTCCATATTCCCCTCACGCTGGAACAGCTGATCCGGATTCGCGCCGAAAAACCGGAGGCCACCCTGCTCTCCGGCTCCACCGATATCGGGCTGTGGGTCACCAAGCAAATGCGCAACCTGGGCGACATCATCTATATCAATCAGGTCAAGGAACTGCAATCGCTGTCCGGGCAGGACGGCATGCTGGACATCGGCGCGGCCGTGTCGCTCACTGATGCCTATGCGGCGGTCTGCCAGCACTATCCGCAAGAGTTGTCGGAACTGTGGCAACGCTTTGCGTCGCTGCCGATCCGCAATGCCGGCACGCTGGGCGGCAATGTCGCCAACGGCTCGCCGATCGGCGATTCCGCACCATGGCTGATCGCCTTGGGCAGCGACATCGTGCTCAACGGCCCCGCTGGCCAGCGCACCATGGCGCTCGAGGAGTTCTATCTCGATTATCAAAAGAAGGATCTGCGCCCCGGCGAATTCGTCCAGGCAGTGCGCGTCCCGCTGCCGCAACAAAACCGCCACTTCCGCACTTACAAGCTGGCAAAACGCTTCGACCAGGATATCTCCGCCGTCTGCGCCGCATTTGCGATCACGCTCGATGGCGAGATCGTGCGCGAAGCGCGCATTGCCTTCGGCGGCATGGCGGCGACTTCGCGCCGTGCACCGAAGGCGGAAGCGGCATTGCTCGGGCGCGCATGGAATGAGACAGCGCTGCGGGAGGCAATGCAGCAACTGACGCAGGACTACACGCCGCTGACCGACATGCGTGCCAGCAGCGACTACCGCATGAAAACCGCGCAAAACCTGTTGCAGCGCTTCTGGTACGAAACGCGCACCGATGCGCCGCTGGCGCCGGCCGCGGTCAATGCCTTCGCCTGCGCCTAA
- a CDS encoding BMP family ABC transporter substrate-binding protein encodes MSKTFLRSVLSAVAVLPALATSSAFAADAAPLNVGFVYVSPIGEAGWTTQHDIARKEMEKSLGGKITTKFVENVPEGADSERVIRDLAQQGSKLIFTTSFGYMNPTLKVAKQFPNVKFVHLTGYKTAPNVATANARFYEGRYLAGVLAGKMTKSNVAGYVAAFPIPEVLQGINAFTRGMRSVNPKAEVKVIWVNSWFDPGKERDAAITLLGQNADVVTHHTDSTAIVQAAEEKGKYAIAYHSDMKKFGAKAQIAAVTHHWGNYYTNAAQQVIDGKWKSTGVWGGIKDGMVKLEAIGTGVPNDVKQVVAAAEKDIVSGKITPFDGPLKDNEGKVRLEKGSLNDDALNKMDFYVEGVAGKLPGK; translated from the coding sequence ATGTCGAAAACCTTTCTGCGCAGCGTGCTGTCCGCTGTCGCCGTCCTTCCTGCTCTCGCGACGTCGTCCGCATTCGCCGCCGATGCAGCCCCTCTCAATGTCGGTTTTGTTTATGTCAGTCCGATCGGTGAAGCCGGCTGGACCACGCAGCACGACATCGCCCGCAAGGAAATGGAAAAAAGCCTCGGCGGCAAGATCACGACCAAGTTCGTGGAAAATGTTCCTGAAGGCGCCGACTCCGAACGTGTGATCCGTGATCTCGCCCAGCAGGGCAGCAAGCTGATTTTCACCACTTCGTTCGGCTACATGAATCCGACGCTCAAGGTCGCGAAGCAATTTCCGAATGTGAAGTTCGTGCACCTGACCGGCTACAAAACGGCGCCTAATGTCGCGACTGCCAATGCGCGCTTTTATGAAGGCCGCTATCTTGCCGGCGTCCTTGCCGGCAAGATGACGAAGTCGAACGTCGCAGGCTACGTCGCGGCATTCCCGATTCCGGAAGTCTTGCAAGGCATTAATGCGTTTACGCGCGGCATGCGCAGTGTCAATCCCAAGGCCGAAGTCAAGGTCATCTGGGTCAACAGCTGGTTCGATCCGGGCAAGGAGCGCGACGCTGCGATCACACTGTTGGGCCAGAATGCCGACGTGGTCACCCATCACACCGACTCGACCGCCATTGTCCAGGCTGCGGAAGAAAAGGGTAAATATGCAATCGCCTATCACTCCGACATGAAGAAGTTCGGGGCCAAGGCGCAGATCGCCGCAGTAACCCATCACTGGGGCAATTACTATACGAACGCGGCCCAGCAAGTCATTGACGGCAAATGGAAATCGACCGGCGTCTGGGGCGGCATCAAGGATGGCATGGTCAAGCTGGAGGCGATCGGTACCGGCGTACCCAATGACGTCAAGCAGGTTGTTGCGGCAGCCGAGAAGGACATTGTCTCGGGAAAGATCACGCCATTCGATGGCCCGCTGAAAGACAATGAAGGCAAGGTTCGTCTGGAAAAAGGTTCACTGAACGATGACGCGCTGAACAAGATGGATTTCTATGTTGAAGGCGTTGCAGGGAAATTGCCCGGCAAGTAA
- a CDS encoding YfiR family protein: MLKYFFGAMPPPRPTTKRERRYGLLARVLVLGPALVLALALWSLPLPSAGQASSGNSTASATEERVKAAFLFKFPNYVEWPAAAFAQTDSPYVIGVIGEEAILEELRRISAGRSINNRAVTIKKLQPGESLTGIHVLFIGANDRGRQAQVLTQANMLPILLVTETEGALAQGSMINFRIADDRVRFEASLVAAEKAGLKLSSRLLAIAISVVKGSQK; encoded by the coding sequence ATGCTGAAGTATTTTTTCGGGGCTATGCCGCCGCCGCGCCCGACTACTAAACGGGAGCGCCGTTACGGCCTGCTGGCGCGTGTGCTCGTCCTCGGGCCGGCACTCGTGCTGGCACTGGCTTTATGGTCCCTGCCGCTGCCGTCGGCAGGCCAGGCGTCAAGCGGCAACAGCACTGCAAGCGCCACCGAAGAGCGCGTGAAGGCCGCCTTTCTGTTCAAGTTTCCCAATTATGTGGAATGGCCCGCCGCCGCCTTTGCGCAAACCGACTCGCCTTACGTGATCGGGGTGATCGGCGAGGAAGCAATCCTTGAAGAGCTGCGCCGAATTTCGGCCGGCCGCAGCATCAACAACCGTGCCGTCACGATAAAAAAACTGCAGCCTGGAGAGTCGTTGACCGGCATCCATGTATTATTTATTGGCGCTAACGACCGTGGCAGACAGGCACAGGTGCTCACACAGGCGAATATGCTGCCGATTCTGCTGGTCACGGAAACCGAAGGCGCGCTTGCGCAGGGAAGCATGATCAATTTCCGCATTGCGGATGACCGTGTTCGTTTTGAAGCATCGTTGGTTGCAGCTGAAAAGGCAGGCCTAAAACTAAGTTCCAGGTTGCTGGCGATTGCCATTTCCGTCGTCAAGGGTTCCCAAAAATGA
- a CDS encoding ABC transporter ATP-binding protein: protein MDTRLSLSRITKKYPSVVANDGVDLNVLPGEIHSILGENGAGKSTLMKIIYGSVKPDAGQVYWNGKEVNIANPAEARKLGIAMVFQHFSLFDTLTVTENIALGLPKDTNLEELSKRIESTARQYGLDLEPQRHVHTLSVGECQRVEIVRALLAKPQLLILDEPTSVLTPQAVERLFETLRKLAAEGCSILYISHKLDEIRALCHKCTVMRAGKVTGICDPSKETASSLSRMMIGSEPPAIKSVDRLPGEKMLSLRNLSLEKSHPFGTTLADINLDVHAGEIVGVAGVSGNGQQELLAALSGEDPRAAPGMIVLKGEAIGRLNAARRRRRGLGFVPEERLGRGAVPDLSLAQNILLSHQNDTTIGKGLIRFGAITQLASSIISRFKVKAPGPHATAGSLSGGNLQKYIVGREVMRNPTVLIVAQPTWGVDVGAAAQIRAELVALRDAGCALLVVSEELDELFEISDRLVVIAKGRVSPSIKRAHATVDLIGQWMSGLWDSVPPVRQEVANA, encoded by the coding sequence ATGGACACCCGCCTAAGCCTTAGCAGGATCACCAAGAAGTATCCTTCCGTGGTCGCGAACGATGGCGTCGACCTGAACGTTTTGCCAGGGGAAATTCATTCCATCCTGGGCGAGAACGGCGCCGGCAAGTCGACCCTCATGAAGATCATTTACGGATCGGTCAAGCCCGATGCCGGCCAGGTTTACTGGAACGGCAAGGAAGTTAATATCGCCAACCCCGCCGAGGCGCGCAAGCTCGGCATTGCCATGGTATTCCAGCATTTTTCACTGTTCGATACGCTGACGGTGACGGAAAACATTGCGCTGGGACTGCCCAAGGACACCAATCTGGAAGAATTGAGCAAGCGCATCGAGTCGACCGCTCGTCAGTACGGACTCGACCTGGAACCGCAGCGCCATGTGCATACGCTGTCGGTAGGCGAATGTCAGCGCGTCGAAATCGTTCGCGCCTTGCTCGCCAAACCGCAACTGCTGATTCTGGACGAGCCGACCTCGGTCCTGACGCCGCAGGCGGTCGAACGATTGTTCGAAACGCTGCGCAAGCTGGCGGCAGAAGGCTGCAGCATCCTTTATATCAGCCACAAGCTCGACGAAATCCGCGCACTGTGCCACAAATGCACGGTGATGCGAGCAGGGAAAGTGACCGGCATTTGCGATCCATCCAAGGAAACCGCTTCCAGCCTGTCGCGCATGATGATCGGTTCCGAGCCGCCCGCGATCAAGTCGGTCGATCGCCTGCCCGGCGAAAAGATGCTGTCGCTGCGCAACCTGTCGCTGGAAAAAAGCCATCCTTTCGGCACCACGCTTGCCGATATCAACCTCGATGTGCATGCGGGCGAGATCGTCGGCGTCGCGGGCGTATCGGGAAATGGTCAGCAGGAATTGCTGGCGGCCCTGTCCGGCGAAGATCCGCGTGCCGCGCCCGGCATGATCGTGCTCAAGGGCGAAGCGATCGGCCGCCTGAATGCTGCGCGCCGGCGCCGGCGCGGGCTGGGCTTCGTCCCGGAAGAGCGTCTGGGACGCGGCGCCGTGCCCGACCTGTCGCTCGCACAAAATATTCTGTTGTCGCACCAGAACGACACAACCATAGGCAAGGGCTTGATCCGCTTCGGTGCGATCACCCAGCTTGCGTCGTCCATCATCAGCCGCTTCAAGGTCAAGGCACCGGGGCCGCATGCGACTGCCGGCAGCCTGTCGGGTGGCAACCTGCAGAAATATATCGTCGGACGCGAAGTCATGCGCAATCCAACCGTGCTGATCGTCGCCCAGCCGACCTGGGGTGTCGATGTCGGCGCCGCTGCGCAGATCCGTGCGGAACTGGTAGCGCTGCGCGATGCCGGCTGCGCGCTGCTGGTGGTATCGGAAGAGCTTGATGAACTGTTCGAAATTTCGGACCGGCTGGTCGTGATCGCAAAAGGCCGGGTGTCGCCATCGATCAAGCGCGCGCATGCGACGGTGGATCTGATCGGTCAATGGATGAGTGGCCTGTGGGACAGCGTTCCCCCGGTACGGCAGGAGGTAGCCAATGCTTAA
- a CDS encoding ABC transporter permease: MLKMEKRPSPSVAMSWLSPVFAVLLTVICGAILFVALGKNPVTGLSVFLLEPIKDLQGWSEVGVKVAPLLLIAVGLSICFRSNVFNIGAEGQLVVGAIAGGAAGLYFDQGEGGGALMIAVVLLAGMAGGMAWASITAFLRDRFNANEILVSLMLVYVAQLLLSLLVHGPLRDPEGFNFPQSRMLSEGFLLPIILDQTRLHFGIVMALLASSLGWVFLSRSFAGYRLQVGGMAPAAARYAGFSSRKALWTSMLLCGALAGLAGTAEVLGPIGQLTPTVSPGYGFAAIIVAYVGRLHPIGVVFSSFIMALFYIGGELSQSRLGMPNAITGVFQGILLFSLLACDVLIHYKLSWRK, from the coding sequence ATGCTTAAGATGGAAAAGCGGCCGAGTCCCTCGGTAGCGATGTCATGGCTGTCGCCGGTATTCGCGGTGCTGCTGACAGTGATATGCGGTGCGATCCTGTTTGTCGCATTGGGCAAGAATCCGGTTACCGGGCTATCGGTCTTCCTGCTGGAGCCGATCAAGGACTTGCAGGGCTGGTCGGAAGTCGGCGTGAAAGTGGCTCCTCTGCTATTGATTGCGGTCGGCTTGTCGATCTGCTTCCGCTCAAATGTGTTCAATATCGGTGCCGAAGGACAATTGGTGGTCGGTGCGATTGCAGGCGGTGCCGCAGGTCTGTATTTCGACCAGGGAGAGGGCGGCGGTGCATTGATGATTGCGGTTGTACTGCTGGCCGGCATGGCGGGCGGCATGGCATGGGCGTCAATCACTGCTTTCCTGCGCGACCGCTTCAATGCCAATGAAATCCTGGTATCGCTGATGCTGGTCTATGTCGCGCAACTCTTGCTGAGCCTGCTGGTGCATGGGCCGCTGCGCGATCCGGAGGGATTCAACTTCCCGCAGTCGCGCATGCTGTCCGAAGGTTTTCTGCTGCCTATCATCCTCGATCAGACCCGCCTGCATTTCGGCATCGTGATGGCGCTGCTTGCATCCAGCCTCGGGTGGGTATTCCTCAGCCGCAGCTTTGCCGGTTATCGGCTGCAGGTCGGTGGCATGGCGCCGGCAGCCGCGCGTTATGCAGGCTTCTCGTCGCGCAAGGCCTTGTGGACATCGATGCTGCTATGCGGTGCGCTGGCCGGACTCGCAGGCACGGCGGAAGTGCTCGGTCCGATTGGACAACTTACGCCGACGGTTTCTCCCGGCTATGGATTCGCGGCGATCATCGTGGCATATGTAGGCCGACTTCATCCGATTGGCGTGGTGTTTTCCAGCTTCATCATGGCCTTGTTCTATATCGGCGGCGAACTGTCGCAGTCGCGGCTGGGTATGCCCAATGCAATTACCGGCGTGTTCCAGGGCATCCTGCTGTTTTCGCTGCTGGCATGTGACGTGCTGATCCACTACAAATTGAGCTGGAGAAAATAA
- a CDS encoding NCS2 family permease, giving the protein MSLMERVFKLKEQGTDVRTELLAGLTTFLTMAYIIFVNPSILGDAGMPKDAVFVATCVAAAIGTLVMGLYANYPIALAPGMGLNAYFAYSVVMGMGYTWQAALGAVCISGVLFLIISMLGIREMIVNGIPHSIRTAITAGIGLFLAIISLKNAGIITAHPATYITLGNLHAAPPIMAIIGFFLIVALDRLKIKGSILIGIVGVTILSFFFADNKFVGVFSAPPSIEPTLFKLDISSILSIGILNVVLVFFLVELFDATGTLMGVANRAGLLKAGKMDRLRKALMADSTAIVAGSFLGTSSTTAYIESAAGVQAGGRTGLTAVAVAALFLACLFIAPLAGAVPAYATAPALFYVSCLMLRELVDIDWDDTTESVPAVITALLMPFTYSIANGVAFGFISYAGLKLFTGRAKEVRAIVWIIAAIFVFRYVYLGSE; this is encoded by the coding sequence ATGAGTTTGATGGAGCGGGTCTTTAAGCTGAAGGAACAGGGAACGGACGTCAGAACGGAATTGCTGGCCGGCCTGACCACCTTCCTGACAATGGCCTATATTATTTTCGTGAACCCCTCCATCCTGGGCGACGCCGGAATGCCGAAAGATGCGGTATTCGTCGCAACCTGCGTGGCGGCGGCGATCGGCACGCTGGTCATGGGTCTGTATGCGAATTATCCGATCGCGCTGGCGCCCGGCATGGGCTTGAATGCCTACTTCGCCTATAGCGTTGTGATGGGCATGGGGTATACCTGGCAGGCCGCGCTGGGCGCGGTCTGCATCTCGGGCGTCCTGTTCCTGATCATCAGCATGCTGGGCATACGGGAAATGATCGTCAACGGGATTCCCCATTCGATCCGCACCGCGATCACGGCCGGCATCGGCCTGTTCCTGGCGATCATCTCGCTCAAGAATGCCGGCATCATTACCGCGCATCCGGCAACGTATATCACGCTGGGCAACCTGCATGCCGCTCCGCCCATCATGGCGATCATCGGTTTCTTCCTGATCGTGGCACTTGACCGGCTCAAGATCAAAGGTTCGATCCTGATCGGCATCGTCGGCGTCACCATCCTCAGTTTCTTCTTTGCCGACAACAAGTTCGTCGGCGTCTTTTCCGCACCTCCGTCGATCGAGCCGACGCTGTTCAAGCTGGACATCTCCAGCATTCTGTCGATCGGCATTCTGAATGTCGTGCTGGTGTTCTTCCTGGTTGAATTATTCGATGCGACCGGCACATTGATGGGCGTGGCCAATCGCGCCGGCCTGCTCAAGGCAGGCAAGATGGACAGGCTCAGAAAGGCCTTGATGGCGGACAGTACCGCGATCGTCGCCGGTTCCTTCCTCGGCACGTCGAGCACGACGGCGTACATCGAAAGCGCAGCCGGCGTGCAAGCGGGCGGCCGTACCGGTTTGACTGCGGTTGCCGTCGCGGCGCTCTTCCTTGCCTGCCTGTTCATCGCCCCGCTGGCCGGCGCGGTCCCGGCCTATGCCACCGCACCGGCGCTGTTCTATGTGTCTTGCCTGATGCTGCGTGAACTTGTCGATATCGATTGGGATGACACGACCGAAAGCGTTCCCGCCGTTATCACCGCGCTGCTGATGCCGTTTACTTATTCGATTGCCAATGGTGTGGCATTCGGATTTATTTCCTATGCTGGACTCAAGCTCTTTACGGGGCGCGCGAAGGAAGTACGGGCTATCGTGTGGATCATTGCGGCGATTTTTGTGTTCCGCTATGTGTATCTTGGGTCCGAATGA
- a CDS encoding ABC transporter permease, with amino-acid sequence MEAIAPLIAASINAGTPLMLAALGLLINEKSGVVNLGAEGMMLVAAVIGFAVAVNTDSVAVGFVAGAAAGMLMAAFFSLLTVWLGTNQYATGLALSLFGGGASAYIGINYVGRSLENPKFAVPLLSDIPFIGTALFRQHPMVYLSLLLCGGIIWFLYRSRAGLVLRAVGESPSSAHALGYSVRRIRLAALLFGGACCGLAGAFLSLVYTPLWVEGMVAGRGWIALALTTFATWRPARVLIGAYLFGGVTIMTFHAQGLGVSIDSQLLSMLPYLATIVVLVLISTNANWIKLNMPASLGKNFNPN; translated from the coding sequence ATGGAAGCAATCGCTCCCCTGATCGCCGCATCGATCAATGCCGGTACGCCGCTGATGCTGGCAGCGCTCGGCCTGCTGATCAATGAAAAATCCGGCGTGGTCAATCTCGGCGCGGAAGGCATGATGCTGGTTGCCGCCGTGATCGGTTTTGCCGTGGCCGTCAATACCGACAGCGTCGCGGTCGGCTTTGTCGCCGGCGCCGCGGCAGGCATGCTGATGGCGGCCTTCTTTTCGCTGCTGACCGTATGGCTGGGCACCAACCAGTATGCGACCGGGCTCGCCTTGTCGCTGTTCGGCGGCGGCGCGTCGGCCTACATCGGCATCAACTATGTCGGCCGCAGTCTTGAAAACCCCAAGTTCGCAGTGCCCTTGCTGTCCGACATCCCGTTCATCGGTACCGCGTTGTTCCGCCAGCATCCGATGGTCTACCTGTCGCTGCTGCTATGCGGCGGCATTATCTGGTTCCTTTACCGTTCGCGCGCCGGACTGGTATTGCGTGCAGTCGGCGAGTCGCCGTCTTCCGCTCATGCGCTGGGTTACAGCGTGCGCCGTATCCGGCTTGCCGCCTTGCTGTTCGGCGGCGCATGCTGCGGTCTGGCCGGCGCCTTCCTGTCGCTGGTCTATACGCCGCTGTGGGTCGAAGGCATGGTCGCCGGACGTGGATGGATTGCGCTGGCGCTCACCACTTTTGCTACCTGGCGGCCGGCGCGCGTACTGATCGGCGCTTATCTGTTCGGCGGCGTTACGATCATGACTTTCCATGCGCAGGGACTGGGCGTATCGATCGATTCGCAATTGCTGTCGATGCTGCCTTATCTCGCCACGATCGTCGTGCTGGTGCTGATATCGACCAACGCCAACTGGATCAAGCTCAACATGCCGGCCTCGCTGGGCAAGAATTTCAATCCAAACTGA